The sequence below is a genomic window from Lysobacter capsici.
AGGCTGGCTGGCCAACCCGCAGTTGCTGGAAGGCGATGCCGACGCCGAATACGCCGCGGTCATCGATATCGATCTCAACCAGATCGTCGAGCCGATCGTGGCTTGCCCGAACGATCCCGACGACGTGAAGACCCTGTCGGCGGTGTCCGGCGCGGTCATCGACGAAGTCTTCATCGGCTCGTGCATGACGAATATTGGTCATTTCCGGGCTGCCGCGAAGCTGCTCGAAGGCAAGCGCGACATCCCGACCCGCCTGTGGGTCGCGCCGCCGACCAAGATGGATGCGTCCGAGCTCACCAAGGAAGGCCACTACGGCACCTTCGGCACCGCTGGCGCGCGCATGGAAATGCCGGGCTGCTCGCTGTGCATGGGCAACCAGGCGCAGGCGCGCGAGGGCGCGACGGTGTTCTCGACCTCGACGCGCAACTTCCCGAACCGCCTGGGCCGCAACACCAACGTGTACCTGGGTTCGGCCGAACTCGCCGCGATCTGCTCGCGTCTGGGCCGCATCCCGACCCGCGAGGAGTACATGACCGATGTCGGCGTGCTCAAGGCCGACGGCGACAAGATCTACCGCTACATGAACTTCGATCAGATCGAAGACTACAAGTCGGTCGCCGACACCGTCGCCGCGGCCTGATTCGGCGCTGCGGCAAGCACGGACAAAGCCCCGGCTACGGCCGGGGTTTTTGTTTGCCGGTGCGCTTGTGCCGGCGGCTTTGGCGTTGCTTGAATGCAGGCCGCGACGGCCTCGCTCGTCGTGGTCGCGCAAGCGGGCTCAGCTTTACTTCGGCACAGCCCAATAGCCATGGCGTCGTCCCGCCACGACTTCGCAGTCTGCGGACAGGTCGGCATGGACCGCGTCGATCAAGACGGGCGAGTGGGGGATTTCGCCCCATCCGTTCGTCATCAACCCACCCCGACAAGGATTTCGCAATGAACCGATGCTCGTTCCGTGTCGTATCCGCCGCCGTGCTGGCGACGCTCTTCGCCCTGCCGCTGGCGGCCGCCGCCGAAGACGAAAACTACCGCGACGCGGCGCAAGTGCAGGCCGAACTGGTCAAGGTGCTGACCTGCCAGGCCGATCGCGCCGAATACGAACGATTGGGCAGCGCGCTGACGCCGATCTACTACGAAAAGCCGGCGCAACCGGCGTTGGCGGGATGGAGCCTGGTCAAGGACGAGAATTCCTTCGTCGCGGTGATGAACCTGCCCACGCCGGTGACCGTGTACGGCCATGCGACCAAGCAGGTGATGATGGCGGGCCAGGGCTTGTTGGCGGTGCTGGACGGCGATCACGTCGATGCCTTGTCGGCCGAGTTGAAGCTCACCCCGAGCACCGAACCGCTGGCCCAGCACATCCGCACGCGCACCGTGCGGGTGCAGCCGATCGGCGACGGCATCGAAGCCACGATCGTGCAGACCGTCAGCACGATCACGACCCATCCGGGCAAGACCATGGTGGGCTGCGAATACCGGATGAATTACTGAGGCCGCAACGCGGGCGGACCTCGATTGCAGGCGCTGCGTCCCGTGCGAGTTATTTCGCTCGCCAGTTGCGGCCCCGAAGCCGCGGCACGTGGCGCAATAAGCGTGGTGTCGCAGTCGCGGCTTGCGCCGCTCCTACAGTCGCTCCTCCAAGTCGCGATGCGGCTCGATAGCCCCCTGTAGGAGCTGCGCAAGCTGCGACCGCGGATTGCGCCGTGCGGCGTCAGCTATATGGGGCTTTTCAGGTCACACGCCGCGACGCCCGGATCGCGGCGCCCGCCTCAACTTGAACGACAGCATCGCCGCCGCCAATCCTCAGCCCAACCGCTCCTCGATCGAATCCACCATCGCCCTGCGCCGCAGCAGAATGTCCCAATAGCTGCCGCCCAACTGCCGCCACAGCACCGCCGAACGCACCGAGGCCAGCAGCACGGCGCGCACTTCGGCGACCACGCCGGGCTGGCCGAGGTAATGCGGGTTGCCTTGCACCAGCACGCGCGGACGCAGGTGGCTCAGGGTGTCGGCGTACAGACCGCCCAGGGCGGCGATCACGTCCGGATGGCTGCTGCCGAGGCGATGCGCGGCGGTGGCCTGGTCGTGAATGCTGCGCAGGACCTTGTCGGTCATCGCCTGGTCGCGCACGAAGCGCCGCTCCAGCTGCAACACCGCCATCGCCAGGCGCGGCAGGTGTTCGTCGCTGACCCGATTGACCAGATAGTCCTGCAGCAAGGTCAGGCCCGGGCGCAGGTTGGCGCCGCCGCCGTAGACCGCGGCGGTCGAGGACGCGTCGATTCGGAACACCGAGTCCAGGCAGGTGCCGAGCACGGCCGCGTTGGCCTGGCCGGTATCGGCGATGCGCCGCACCTGGGCCAGGGCCTGGGCGAGGCCGGCGAGGGCGAGAACGCGTTCGGAAAGATCGGCCATTACGAGCTCGCGGTAAGAAAAGAGGGGGATGAAAGCGGCCGGTCGCAGGCCGGCGCGTCGGTCGTGGCGATCACCGCGCCGCCGAGGCAGACCTCGCCGTCGTACAGCACCAGCGACTGCCCCGGGGTGACCGCGCGCTGCGGTTCGCCGAACACGACCTCCACGCTGCCGTCGTCGAGCACCGTGACCTCGCAGTCCTGGTCGGCCTGGCGATAGCGGGTCTGTGCGGTGCAGGCGAAACGCGCCGCGGGCGGGGCGCCGGCGATCCAGTGCGCGGTTTCCGAACGCAGCCGCTGCGAGTGCAGCCACGGGCTGTCGCTGCCCTGGTCGACGTACAGCACGTTGCTGGCCACGTTCTTGCCGACCACGTACCACGGCGCCGGTTCGAACCCGCGCACGCCGCCGATGTTGAGGCCCTCGCGCTGGCCCAGAGTGAAGTAGAACACCCCGGCATGCGTACCGACCACGCGCCCGTCCGGGGTGCGGATCTCGCCTTGCTTCGCCGGCAGATAGCGCGACAGGAACTCGCGGAAATCGCGCTCGCCGATGAAACAGATGCCTGTGGAATCCTTCTTCGCCGCGGTCGGCAGCGCGGCCATGCGCGCCATCTCGCGCACATCGCGCTTGAGCAGTTCGCCGAGCGGGAACTTGGTCGCCGACAGCTGCGCCTGGCCCAACTGGTGCAGGAAATAGCTCTGGTCCTTGCCGCGGTCGAGCGCGCGCAGCAGGCGGAAGCGACCGTCGGGCGCCTGGTCGACCCGCGCGTAATGGCCGGTCGCGATGTAGCGCGCGCCCAGTTGCTGCGCGGCGTCGAGGAAATGCTTGAACTTGATTTCGCGGTTGCACAGCACGTCCGGATTCGGCGTGCGGCCGGCCGCGTATTCGGCGACGAAGTGTTCGAAC
It includes:
- the hflD gene encoding high frequency lysogenization protein HflD produces the protein MADLSERVLALAGLAQALAQVRRIADTGQANAAVLGTCLDSVFRIDASSTAAVYGGGANLRPGLTLLQDYLVNRVSDEHLPRLAMAVLQLERRFVRDQAMTDKVLRSIHDQATAAHRLGSSHPDVIAALGGLYADTLSHLRPRVLVQGNPHYLGQPGVVAEVRAVLLASVRSAVLWRQLGGSYWDILLRRRAMVDSIEERLG
- the mnmA gene encoding tRNA 2-thiouridine(34) synthase MnmA yields the protein MAGSADTIVGMSGGVDSSVAALLLRDSGEALSGLFMQNWADDGSGDCRAEDDRRDAVAVSGRLGLPIHFRDFSGEYWAGVFEHFVAEYAAGRTPNPDVLCNREIKFKHFLDAAQQLGARYIATGHYARVDQAPDGRFRLLRALDRGKDQSYFLHQLGQAQLSATKFPLGELLKRDVREMARMAALPTAAKKDSTGICFIGERDFREFLSRYLPAKQGEIRTPDGRVVGTHAGVFYFTLGQREGLNIGGVRGFEPAPWYVVGKNVASNVLYVDQGSDSPWLHSQRLRSETAHWIAGAPPAARFACTAQTRYRQADQDCEVTVLDDGSVEVVFGEPQRAVTPGQSLVLYDGEVCLGGAVIATTDAPACDRPLSSPSFLTASS